The Spirochaetota bacterium genome has a segment encoding these proteins:
- a CDS encoding prolyl oligopeptidase family serine peptidase, translated as MKHTLFFSIILIMAISSLSAGKEEKSPYDIKPGRWLRNVKVEYEEGSVKGRGLVQIYFPKNYTGGSKARTLIVLHGYRQQPSDWENGTPVTEYADRYGFVLACPAMTTTLYESRYFPETVNRWAPQPGGVFISKTLIEFLKKNFGLAKDRGTTGIFGISTGARGAVLLAAQHRKIFGAAAGLSGDYDSESIKNDRLLISVYGYYESNKERWEEEVNIIKLAENLKKTPVFLGHGTNDGVVPPPQTTMLADRLMQLAADKGGYEVVVDSEKSKGAGHDWKYWGSLVPEVFAFFDKKLGK; from the coding sequence GTGAAACACACACTTTTTTTTTCAATTATTTTAATCATGGCCATTTCCTCTTTGTCCGCAGGAAAAGAGGAAAAATCCCCCTATGACATAAAACCGGGACGGTGGCTTCGGAACGTTAAAGTCGAATATGAAGAAGGCTCGGTCAAGGGCCGGGGCCTCGTCCAGATCTATTTTCCGAAGAATTATACAGGCGGCTCAAAGGCCCGGACCCTTATTGTGCTCCACGGCTACCGGCAGCAGCCGAGCGACTGGGAAAACGGCACGCCCGTTACCGAGTACGCGGACCGCTACGGCTTTGTCCTGGCCTGTCCAGCCATGACCACGACACTGTACGAGTCACGGTATTTCCCGGAGACGGTGAACAGGTGGGCGCCCCAGCCGGGAGGGGTATTCATATCAAAGACCCTGATCGAATTTCTGAAGAAGAATTTCGGCCTCGCCAAGGACCGCGGCACCACCGGCATATTCGGCATATCCACCGGCGCCCGGGGGGCCGTTCTCCTGGCTGCCCAGCACAGGAAAATATTCGGGGCGGCCGCGGGCCTCTCCGGGGACTACGATTCAGAATCGATAAAGAACGACCGGCTCCTCATTTCCGTATACGGATATTATGAGTCCAATAAAGAGCGCTGGGAGGAGGAAGTCAATATCATCAAGCTGGCGGAAAATCTCAAAAAAACGCCGGTATTCCTCGGGCATGGGACCAATGACGGGGTGGTGCCGCCGCCGCAGACAACAATGCTGGCAGACCGCCTGATGCAGCTCGCCGCAGACAAGGGCGGGTATGAAGTTGTCGTGGACAGTGAGAAAAGCAAGGGCGCCGGCCATGACTGGAAGTACTGGGGCAGCCTGGTGCCGGAGGTTTTCGCCTTTTTCGATAAAAAGCTCGGGAAATAG